A single region of the Zygotorulaspora mrakii chromosome 4, complete sequence genome encodes:
- the CAF16 gene encoding putative ATP-binding cassette family ATPase CAF16 (similar to Saccharomyces cerevisiae CAF16 (YFL028C); ancestral locus Anc_8.42): protein MSFAVEVLNLTYQFPGSETPSLTNIDLKIPWNTRTLIVGANGAGKSTLLKLLSGKHLCLNGKILVNGSDPFSPVHSTKDGEEEYLITTYLGTEWCHMSIINRDIGVAELLNSIGMPHFQQRGDTLCEILDVDLSWRMFKLSDGQKRRVQLVMGLLKPWKVLLLDEVTVDLDVIARSKLLGFLQWETRTRQCSVIYATHIFDGLSEWPDRIWHLKEGSMVDQLDYHRDIKFVDSSEATGNGSVTFSPDGPTVHISKVKSLHPLAQSWLHGDPSDLSHLLISDVDQPLL, encoded by the coding sequence ATGTCCTTTGCCGTCGAAGTTTTAAACCTTACGTACCAGTTTCCAGGAAGCGAGACGCCATCGTTGACCAACATCGACCTAAAGATACCGTGGAATACACGAACCCTGATCGTCGGTGCGAACGGAGCTGGTAAATCCACGTTGCTGAAACTCTTGAGCGGGAAGCATCTGTGCTTGAATGGGAAGATTCTCGTGAACGGCTCGGATCCATTCAGCCCCGTTCATTCCACCAAGGACGGCGAAGAGGAGTACTTGATAACTACGTATTTGGGTACCGAGTGGTGCCACATGAGCATCATCAATAGGGACATCGGCGTCGCCGAACTTCTGAACAGCATCGGCATGCCGCATTTCCAGCAACGTGGCGACACCCTCTGCGAGATCCTCGACGTCGATCTCAGCTGGAGAATGTTCAAGCTAAGTGACGGCCAGAAGCGCCGCGTGCAGCTCGTCATGGGCTTGCTGAAGCCGTGGAAAGTCCTCCTGCTCGACGAAGTCACTGTCGACCTCGACGTCATTGCGAGGTCCAAGCTCCTTGGCTTCCTGCAGTGGgaaacaagaacaagacAGTGCTCCGTGATATACGCAACCCATATCTTTGACGGCCTTTCCGAGTGGCCCGACCGCATCTGGCATCTGAAAGAGGGCTCCATGGTAGACCAGCTGGACTACCATCGTGACATCAAGTTTGTCGACTCCTCAGAAGCTACAGGAAACGGTTCAGTTACCTTCTCCCCCGATGGGCCTACTGTCCACATCTCCAAGGTCAAGAGTCTGCACCCATTGGCGCAATCCTGGCTACACGGAGACCCATCGGATCTCTCTCATCTGCTCATAAGTGATGTTGACCAGCCACTGTTGTAG
- the ERG3 gene encoding C-5 sterol desaturase (similar to Saccharomyces cerevisiae ERG3 (YLR056W); ancestral locus Anc_8.41) → MDLVLEVCDRYVFDEVYARVLPASITSHFSNNAQSLLGLNRGFSNSTFLEESLHSLNNLPRVNKDVYGYTPYLVDFTQRTFESLLPRYNMLREFLSLWAIVTVFGWLLYLIAASLSYVFVFDRSIFNHPRYLKNQMSLEIKMALSAIPIMSVLTVPWFLMELHGHSRLYMEVDWENHGLRKIFVELASFLFFTDCGVYLAHRWLHWPRVYKALHKPHHKWLVCTPFASHAFHPVDGYLQSISYHVYPVVMPLNKVSYLILFTFVNFWTVMIHDGQHMYNNAVVNGTACHTVHHLYFNYNYGQFTTLWDRLGGSYRRPEDELFDPSLRSKATMEKQIKECERFIKMMDDEDDSYRVYGTEERLKKVN, encoded by the coding sequence ATGGATTTAGTTTTAGAGGTTTGCGATAGGTACGTCTTCGATGAGGTTTACGCGAGGGTGTTGCCTGCGTCGATCACGTCTCATTTTTCGAACAATGCGCAGTCACTGCTGGGGTTGAACAGGGGGTTCAGCAATTCGACTTTCCTGGAGGAAAGCTTGCACAGTCTCAACAACTTGCCGCGGGTCAACAAGGATGTGTACGGGTACACGCCATATCTGGTGGATTTCACGCAGAGAACGTTCGAGTCGTTGCTGCCACGTTACAACATGCTGAGAGAGTTTCTGTCGCTTTGGGCGATCGTTACCGTTTTCGGATGGTTGTTGTATCTGATTGCAGCTAGTTTGAGTTACGTGTTTGTGTTCGACAGAAGCATCTTCAACCACCCGCGTTACTTGAAGAACCAGATGTCGCTGGAGATCAAGATGGCGCTGAGTGCCATTCCCATCATGTCTGTGTTGACGGTACCTTGGTTTTTGATGGAATTGCACGGCCATTCCAGACTTTATATGGAAGTCGACTGGGAGAACCACGGATTGCGCAAAATATTTGTAGAGCTGGcttctttccttttcttcacGGATTGCGGTGTTTACTTGGCTCACAGATGGCTGCATTGGCCACGGGTCTACAAGGCGCTTCACAAGCCACATCACAAATGGTTAGTTTGCACTCCTTTTGCTTCGCATGCATTCCACCCGGTCGACGGTTACTTGCAATCCATCTCATACCACGTTTATCCAGTCGTAATGCCACTAAACAAAGTGTCTTATTTGATCTTGTTTACATTCGTTAATTTCTGGACAGTTATGATTCACGATGGCCAACATATGTACAACAATGCTGTTGTCAACGGTACGGCTTGCCACACGGTTCAtcatctatatttcaattaCAATTATGGTCAATTTACCACTCTCTGGGATAGACTAGGTGGCTCTTACCGTAGGCCAGAGGACGAGCTATTTGATCCTTCTTTGAGATCAAAGGCTACTATGGAAAAGCAGATCAAAGAATGTGAAagattcatcaaaatgatggatgatgaagacgatTCTTATAGAGTCTATGGCACTGAGGAAAGATTGAAGAAAGTCAACTGA
- the CAK1 gene encoding cyclin-dependent protein kinase-activating kinase CAK1 (similar to Saccharomyces cerevisiae CAK1 (YFL029C); ancestral locus Anc_8.40) encodes MTALSQLNASEKKLLKSTRLATIYTADTYAIKSVSRDFTIEPHNPNFELSVLLKLSPKCNPYVIQLIDWRSVGDDLELLFPLYQMDLHDFMRRKYKSSLNPYYTISEGTSCHAGFRNRFDVDKHAFNFVSQLAHGLDFLHSNGIIHRDIKPQNILIDRKNDLTTLVITDFGISYDSQNLQQLKVEPLDKKITDVSTSVYKAPELLFGVKNYTYAIDIWALMVLISQWFQEKAENPHHSIPAIFDDGSGSFSDGGSGSDIKLIISIFDQLGRPSIAEWPEVQNYGSCDALCGMFGSDGDNKYILNQSYEDRLKRLHAILPRLSEISNSKEQSALTNCILGMLSFESSSRWKSIDIINELSR; translated from the coding sequence ATGACAGCACTTTCGCAGCTGAACGCtagtgaaaagaaattgttgaagtcGACTAGGCTAGCAACGATATATACTGCAGACACATATGCTATAAAGTCCGTTTCAAGGGATTTTACCATTGAACCACATAACCCGAATTTTGAACTTTCCGTACTTTTGAAACTATCGCCGAAATGCAATCCATATGTTATACAGCTTATAGATTGGAGATCTGTCGGGGATGACTTGGAGCTactttttcctttatatCAAATGGATCTCCATGACTTcatgagaagaaaatataaatcatCCCTCAACCCTTACTATACTATATCAGAAGGAACATCTTGCCATGCCGGTTTCAGAAACAGGTTTGATGTTGACAAACACGCCTTTAATTTTGTATCTCAATTGGCACATGGTTTAGACTTTTTGCACTCGAATGGGATAATTCACCGTGATATCAAGCcacaaaatattttgattgacCGGAAAAACGATTTGACTACTTTGGTCATAACAGATTTCGGAATTTCCTAtgattctcaaaatttgcaGCAGCTGAAAGTGGAACCACTTGATAAAAAGATCACAGATGTTTCTACATCAGTTTACAAAGCACCAGAACTTTTATTTGGTGTGAAAAATTATACTTATGCTATAGACATATGGGCTTTGATGGTCTTGATCTCTCAATGGTTTCAAGAGAAGGCCGAGAATCCACATCACTCTATTCCTGCGATATTTGATGATGGATCCGGCTCTTTCAGTGATGGTGGCTCTGGTAGCGACATAAAACTCAtaatttccatttttgaCCAATTGGGAAGACCATCTATAGCCGAATGGCCTGAAGTGCAAAATTACGGTTCCTGTGACGCCTTATGTGGTATGTTCGGCTCTGATGGAGATAATAAATATATCTTAAATCAATCATACGAGGATCGGCTGAAACGACTCCATGCAATATTACCAAGATTAAGCGAAATTTCGAACAGTAAAGAACAATCTGCTCTCACGAATTGTATTCTTGGCAtgttatcttttgaatcatcgAGTCGTTGGAAAAGTATCGACATAATAAATGAATTATCCAGGTAA
- the MNL2 gene encoding putative mannosidase MNL2 (similar to Saccharomyces cerevisiae YLR057W; ancestral locus Anc_8.39), protein MSLPKALGSSIRRIRSVILLALTISLLFYYTFQNEINMLNSFAENEYIPSNVSDLTADEQRDMTADEKDLITNVESSTSDLSNPDTLREKNRYFPLLLQDASNDPSLLLGASNKLDTSALFTYKEKYPVLNEVSLPLTFSYLANDYPRIQTSQYETGDLQRNDLLSKIRRVFSSTWAIDVLPSTISTSISHEWPILLVDSMDTLYIMRLFDEFEQAVKIISNVNFKIPPESIKVIDVPDYGSRLLGGLISAYDLSQNSILLTKAIDVADFLLRSFDTPNRIPILKYDWRSKTSNKFPYQNSHSAGLTSLSLEFLRLAQITRSGKYFDATEKIFRTIAMSSDEFALPHMLPQIVDASGCTLISKKDVLSGKHLRDSKGMKSIDQNLNFVHCHQTGKLLRTAADKKGHQEIFEMKAQDHSLYGNLLKSLHILNGNDLIAMKDAHVDDNRKDSATRNNGGRLEKTTENNLDKAAAIKQIVTRAMDQINEYMSFNPLTPLSENLTFVSSLKAIIHKAPASQQFSIEIIKSYDMHHERCSLAGTLGLASKIADSGSYIEIAKKLTSSCFELFRLFKGSYVEDLLLDPCEAQQCLFNVPEKLHRLSQNYYQVEGSGKIKSGDRKTITTEEDIEGGDIERTLWFSESQGPSFLNLKSDDVQEETQEWKQHPSMPLWVNKMGKTNILSSTLIESVFYLYRITGETKWRKIGETMFKNTLEKLQALNAGAKGVWKVEEMHEDLEGKSLSEWYSRTLKYYYLLFSSSDDYTLDDYVFTSGGHLLKREPKLKEVTN, encoded by the coding sequence ATGTCCCTCCCAAAGGCGCTGGGCTCGTCAATTCGAAGAATACGCTCGGTAATATTGTTAGCTTTGACCATATCCCTGCTGTTTTACTAcacatttcaaaatgagaTAAACATGCTCAATTCCTTCGCGGAGAATGAGTACATCCCATCGAACGTCTCTGACTTAACCGCTGACGAGCAAAGAGATATGACTGCTGATGAGAAGGATTTGATTACTAATGTTGAGTCTAGCACGTCAGATCTTTCAAATCCCGATACTCTTAGAGAGAAGAACAGGTATTTCCCTTTGTTACTTCAAGATGCGTCCAATGATCCTTCTTTGCTGTTGGGAGCATCGAATAAACTTGACACATCCGCTTTATTCACATACAAGGAAAAATATCCAGTGCTTAATGAAGTATCTTTACCTCTCACGTTTTCTTACTTAGCCAACGACTACCCTAGAATTCAAACCAGCCAATACGAAACGGGTGATTTGCAGCGAAACGAccttttatcaaaaatacgACGCGTCTTCTCAAGCACCTGGGCCATAGATGTATTGCCAAGCACGATTTCTACTAGTATTAGTCACGAATGGCCTATTTTGTTGGTCGATTCTATGGATACATTATACATCATGCGCTTATTTGATGAGTTTGAGCAAGCCGTCAAAATTATATCAAAcgtcaatttcaaaataccTCCTGAGTCGATTAAAGTCATAGATGTTCCAGATTACGGGTCTAGATTATTGGGTGGCCTCATCTCAGCCTACGATCTATcacaaaattcaattctcCTCACGAAAGCGATAGATGTAGCAGATTTTCTGTTGAGATCTTTTGACACACCTAATAGGATCcccattttgaaatatgattGGCGATCAAAGACAAGTAATAAGTTCCCGTATCAAAATTCCCATTCAGCTGGACTGACAAGTTTGAGTCTGGAATTTCTCAGGCTTGCACAAATAACACGCTCTGGCAAATACTTTGATGCTACTGAAAAGATTTTTAGAACAATAGCCATGTCAAGCGACGAATTTGCTCTTCCACATATGCTTCCGCAGATTGTTGATGCTTCGGGGTGTACCTTGATTTCCAAGAAGGATGTCTTGTCAGGCAAGCACCTTCGTGACTCAAAAGGAATGAAAAGtattgatcaaaatttaaattttgTTCATTGTCATCAAACAGGTAAGCTACTCCGAACTGCTGCTGATAAGAAGGGGCACCAAGAAATTTTCGAGATGAAAGCCCAGGATCATTCTTTATATGGAAATTTGCTCAAATCACTgcatattttgaatggaaATGATCTTATAGCGATGAAAGATGCCCATGTGGATGATAATAGAAAAGACTCGGCTACCAGAAACAATGGCGGCAGGCTGGAGAAAACCACAGAAAATAATTTGGATAAGGCTGCTGCAATCAAACAAATTGTCACCAGAGCAATGGATCAAATTAATGAGTACATGAGTTTCAACCCGCTCACCCCCCTTTCTGAAAACCTTACTTTcgtttcatctttgaaggCTATAATACACAAGGCGCCTGCTTCTCAGCAATTCAGCATAGAGATTATAAAAAGTTATGATATGCATCACGAGAGATGTTCATTAGCTGGCACTTTGGGACTCGCCTCGAAGATTGCTGACTCCGGCAGCTACATCGAGATTGCAAAAAAGTTAACCTCAAGCTGCTTCGAGCTATTCCGGCTTTTCAAAGGTTCCtatgttgaagatttaTTGCTGGATCCTTGTGAAGCTCAACAATGCTTATTCAATGTACCTGAAAAGTTACACAGATTATCTCAGAACTATTACCAAGTAGAAGGATCAGGAAAAATTAAAAGTGGAGATAGAAAGACTATAACGACGGAAGAAGACATTGAGGGAGGAGATATAGAAAGGACTTTATGGTTTAGTGAAAGCCAAGGCCCTTCATTTCTtaatttgaaatcagaTGACGTACAAGAAGAGACTCAAGAGTGGAAACAACACCCGTCAATGCCTCTTTGGGTGAATAAAATGGGAAAAACCAATATTCTCTCATCTACTCTCATTGAATCCGTATTTTATCTATATAGAATTACAGGAGAGACAAAATGGAGAAAAATTGGAGAAACTATGTTCAAAAATACGCTGGAAAAATTACAAGCTTTGAACGCTGGAGCCAAAGGCGTATGGAAAGTAGAAGAAATGCATGAAGATCTTGAGGGAAAGTCCTTAAGTGAATGGTACTCACGGACACTGAAGTACTACTATTTGTTGTTCTCTAGTTCAGATGATTATACTTTGGATGATTATGTTTTTACATCAGGTGGGCACTTATTGAAACGAGAGCCTAAATTAAAAGAAGTAACGAATTGA
- the SHM2 gene encoding glycine hydroxymethyltransferase SHM2 (similar to Saccharomyces cerevisiae SHM2 (YLR058C); ancestral locus Anc_8.38) gives MPYALSDAHKKMVSAHLSESDPEVEQIIKDEIDRQKHSIVLIASENFTSTSVFDALGTPMCNKYSEGYPGARYYGGNEHIDRMELLCQKRALKAFNLTPDRWGVNVQTLSGSPANLQVYQALMKPHERLMGLYLPDGGHLSHGYATENRKISAVSTYFESFPYRVDPATGIIDYDTLEKNALLYRPKILVAGTSAYCRLIDYKRMREIADKCGAYLMVDMAHISGLIAAGVIPSPFEYADIVTTTTHKSLRGPRGAMIFFRRGVRNVNPKTGKEVIYDLENPINFSVFPGHQGGPHNHTISALATALKQANTPEFKEYQQQVLENAKALEEEFKKLGYRLVSDGTDSHMVLVSLREQGVDGARVEYVCENINIALNKNSIPGDKSALVPGGVRIGAPAMSTRGMGAEDFHRIVQYIDKAVKYAGATQKSLPKEANRLKDFKAKIDEGSEELTNLKQEIYNWAGEFPLPV, from the coding sequence ATGCCATACGCCTTATCTGATGCCCACAAGAAGATGGTTTCTGCTCATTTGAGCGAAAGTGACCCTGAGGTTGAACAAATCATCAaggatgaaattgatagaCAAAAGCACTCCATTGTTTTGATTGCTTCGGAAAATTTTACCTCTACTTCTGTTTTCGATGCTTTGGGAACCCCAATGTGTAACAAGTACTCTGAAGGTTATCCAGGAGCTCGTTATTACGGTGGTAACGAGCACATCGACCGTATGGAATTGCTGTGTCAAAAGAGAGCGTTGAAGGCCTTCAATCTTACCCCAGATAGATGGGGCGTGAATGTTCAAACTTTATCCGGTTCCCCAGCCAATTTACAAGTTTACCAAGCCTTAATGAAACCACATGAAAGATTGATGGGGCTCTACTTGCCAGATGGTGGTCATTTATCCCATGGTTACGCTACTGAGAACAGAAAAATCTCCGCAGTTTCCACGTACTTTGAGTCGTTTCCATATAGAGTTGACCCAGCTACTGGTATCATTGATTATGACACTTTGGAAAAGAACGCTTTGTTGTACAGACCAAAAATCTTGGTTGCTGGTACTTCTGCTTACTGTCGTTTGATAGATTACAAGAGAATGAGAGAAATTGCCGACAAGTGCGGTGCTTATTTGATGGTTGACATGGCTCATATTTCTGGTTTGATTGCCGCTGGTGTCATCCCATCTCCGTTCGAGTACGCTGATATTGTTACTACCACCACACACAAATCTTTAAGAGGTCCAAGAGGTGCTatgatctttttcagaagagGTGTTAGAAACGTCAATCCAAAGACAGGTAAAGAAGTCATCTACGATTTGGAAAACCCTATCAACTTTTCTGTTTTCCCAGGTCATCAAGGTGGCCCACATAACCACACTATCTCAGCTTTAGCAACCGCTTTGAAACAAGCCAACACGCcagaattcaaagaatatcaaCAGCAAGTTTTAGAAAATGCAAAGgctttggaagaagaattcaaaaaattgggTTACAGACTAGTTTCTGATGGTACTGATTCTCACATGGTCCTTGTGTCATTGAGGGAACAAGGTGTTGATGGTGCTCGTGTTGAATACGTTTGcgaaaatatcaatatcgCTTTAAACAAAAACTCTATTCCAGGCGATAAATCTGCTTTGGTCCCGGGTGGTGTTCGTATTGGTGCCCCAGCTATGTCTACTAGAGGTATGGGAGCAGAAGATTTCCACAGAATTGTTCAATACATTGATAAGGCCGTTAAGTACGCTGGTGCCACTCAAAAATCATTACCAAAGGAGGCAAACAGATTGAAGGACTTTAAAGCCAAGATTGATGAAGGTTCTGAAGAGTTGACAAACTTGAAGCAAGAAATTTACAACTGGGCTGGTGAATTCCCATTACCAGTGTAA
- the HAC1 gene encoding transcription factor HAC1 (similar to Saccharomyces cerevisiae HAC1 (YFL031W); ancestral locus Anc_8.36), with translation MGENVAKSGERSVSVDIPADFKVALPPRKRAKTQEEKEQRRIERILRNRKAAHHSREKKRLHLQVLEHKCHVMEQILGKIGNIEKLVGDDEAGIALLREYENMSDECSTPRSSYSPTNAVKQSEVGVGLDVDMNVNMNDVITPAQQQKEDGDFLTAGHSSSESSSSFSPNMALTPISFVKDEADAKNWDLLLTNENNTHAEVADPRSVSTNNETNNAMASREDNSLFPQLWLPFDGTEESSFELDDWRNPAVITATTCI, from the coding sequence ATGGGAGAAAACGTTGCTAAAAGTGGTGAACGTAGTGTTAGTGTAGATATTCCTGCAGACTTTAAAGTCGCTTTGCCACCAAGGAAAAGAGCAAAGACAcaggaagaaaaggaacAGAGAAGAATCGAAAGAATACTGAGAAACCGTAAGGCAGCTCACCACAgtagagaaaaaaagagactCCATCTACAAGTGCTAGAACACAAGTGTCACGTGATGGAGCAGATTCTCGGCAAGATTGGTAATATAGAGAAACTGGTTGGCGACGACGAGGCTGGGATTGCTCTTCTCAGGGAGTACGAAAACATGTCCGATGAGTGCTCTACCCCCAGAAGCAGTTATTCGCCAACGAATGCGGTGAAACAGAGTGAGGTGGGTGTTGGGCTGGACGTCGACATGAATGTCAACATGAACGATGTCATTACTCCAGCTCAACAGCAAAAGGAAGACGGTGATTTTCTAACGGCAGGCCACTCTAGTTCTGAATCCAGCTCTAGTTTCTCTCCGAACATGGCTCTAACGCCAATCAGCTTCGTTAAGGACGAAGCTGATGCGAAAAATTGGGACCTACTTCTCACAAATGAGAATAATACACATGCGGAAGTAGCGGATCCAAGATCTGTGAGTACAAACAACGAAACGAACAATGCAATGGCATCACGAGAAGATAATAGTCTGTTTCCCCAACTGTGGCTCCCCTTTGATGGAACTGAAGAGAGTTCATTTGAGCTTGATGATTGGCGTAATCCAGCAGTGATTACAGCTACTACATGCAtctag
- the REX2 gene encoding Rex2p (similar to Saccharomyces cerevisiae REX2 (YLR059C); ancestral locus Anc_8.35) — MVIKRLSFPVHISFSSIVVFGRNYSQLGRKRNPYLDQKVTSLNVAISKSTMVNTAVATPAKQIFKPLVWIDCEMTGLDHTKDRIIEICCIVTDGHLNIVDDNCYESVLHCDADVMAQMNEWCVEHHGKSGLTRKVIECEKTREQVEKELLEFIQKLVPQPRVGVLAGNSVHMDRLFMLKDFPHVIDHLFYRIVDVSSLMEVSFRHNPTLASFAPRKDKNHTAKSDILESIEQLRWYRDNYLKDEQETKYFVKQQQQERELDKLKQQLQTLQAQIQTQDLPSTTEKRPKEIEHGPVLKSRKL; from the coding sequence ATGGTAATAAAACGATTGAGCTTTCCTGTGCATATTTCATTCAGCTCAATTGTGGTCTTCGGAAGAAACTACAGTCAGTTAGGCAGAAAGAGGAATCCATATTTAGACCAAAAGGTGACTAGTTTGAACGTTGCAATCTCGAAGAGCACAATGGTAAATACAGCAGTTGCGACTCCGGCGAAACAAATATTCAAACCCTTGGTATGGATAGATTGCGAAATGACAGGCTTGGACCACACAAAGGACCGAATAATCGAAATATGCTGCATTGTGACTGACGGCCATTTGAACATCGTTGACGATAACTGCTATGAGAGTGTATTACATTGCGATGCAGACGTGATGGCCCAGATGAATGAATGGTGCGTAGAGCACCATGGTAAGAGTGGCTTGACGAGAAAAGTGATAGAGTGCGAAAAGACAAGAGAACAGGTCGAAAAAGAGCTGTTGGAGTTCATACAAAAACTGGTGCCTCAACCAAGAGTTGGTGTGCTTGCTGGCAATTCTGTGCATATGGACAGACTCTTTATGCTGAAGGATTTCCCCCACGTCATTGACCATCTGTTCTACAGGATAGTCGATGTGAGCAGTCTAATGGAGGTCTCGTTCAGACACAACCCGACTTTGGCCAGTTTTGCACCCAGAAAGGACAAGAATCACACGGCTAAAAGCGATATTCTTGAAAGCATAGAGCAGCTGAGGTGGTATAGGGACAACTACCTGAAAGACGAGCAAGAGACAAAATATTTCGTCaagcaacaacagcaggAAAGAGAACTAGATAAGCTGAAGCAGCAGCTGCAAACGTTGCAAGCGCAGATCCAGACCCAAGACCTGCCCTCAACCACCGAAAAGCGACCAAAGGAGATCGAGCATGGGCCAGTCTTGAAGTCGCGAAAACTATAG